The genome window TTTTTTTTCTGAGCATCCTCGATCAGGTAATCCGGTAAAAACCCGGAGCCGTCTGGATTCATTATATTTTGTTGTTTTTCACTCTTGTACAGTTGTTTTCCATCTTCGTAAACACCCAGGGAAGGAAATTCAATCTTCATTCCGAAGTCCATCCGCTCCGTCCTGTACTGCATTCCCACTGAAAACATCAGCCGGTAATCATTGAATTTGACACGGTATTTATAATCCATGGTAGCCAGATAGGAAGAAGTTTCAGAGGCGGGATGGACCAGCTCGGATTCCGTTCCGAAAGCAGCAAGATTATACAGGTTCCAATAGTCCAATACCTTGAAAATACCGAAGAGGCTGCAGCCTACCGAAAGGTGCTCGTTAAATTCGTAGGAACTTCCCAACCCGACCCAGTAGTTTGTAAATTCGCTATAGAGAGAAAAATCAGCAACATATTCTTCATAACCTGGATTGGATAAGAGTATATCGGTCTGTCGGCGGTCATTCAGGGAAAGTTGCCGATGAAAGGTTTCTTTTGAAAACGTGACAAACTGGAACGTCAAATTTTCATCAAGGTTGGATTTTATCAGGTAGGATACGAAGCGTGGCCTGAATGCAAGTGTGAATTGTTTCAGGTCATAATTGTCACCAAGCGCCTTATTCCAGGAGCCCCAGTCAATGTAGACAAGGCTGGCATTCAGGGAGAATGAGGATTGCCCCGTAGCTTTGATTGACGCGTGATTATAAAAGATGGCAGCGGTTCCTGAGCCTCCGCCGATGACTGCACCTCCCAGCAGGGAGGATTCTTCGCTGAAGCTGTAGGTGTAATGCCGGTGGGATTGTGCCAGCAGACCGAAGGTGATCAGGAACGGCAGTAACAGCATCAGCATGATCTTCAGCAGCAGGGGGCTTCTCGACGTGGTGGGGAAAATAGGTTCCGTTGAAGGCATTGCCGGATTATTTTCTGGTTTCGATCAGGATTTCGAGCAGTCGGGTCCCGCAGTCAGAAATCACCGTACCGGGCCCAAAGATGGCCACAACGCCTTTTTGATAGAGAAAGTCGTAATCCTGAGGAGGGATGACACCCCCTACGATGACCATGATATCTTCGCGGTTTAACTGCCTGAGCTCATCAATCAGTTTGGGCACCAGTGTTTTATGTCCGGCGGCCAGACTGGAGACACCCAGGATGTGCACATCATTTTCCACGGCCTGTAGCGCGGCTTCATCCGGTGTTTGAAACAGGGGTCCGATATCCACATCAAAACCAATATCGGCAAAGCCGGTGGCAACGACTTTTGCACCTCTGTCGTGGCCATCCTGACCAAGTTTTGCGACCATGATCCTGGGTCGGCGTCCTTCGAGGGCTTCAAACTGATCGGCCAGCTTGCAGGCGGTCTGGAAGCTTTCGTCGCCTCTGGACTCGGAGGAGTAAACACCCGAGATGGAACGGATCACGGCCTTATAACGCCCGAACACTTTTTCGCATGCCAGTGAGATCTCCCCCAGGGAGGCGCGTTTTTTTGCCGCGTCCACCGATAGTTCAAGGAGATTCCCTTCTCCCGACGCGCAGGCCTGTGTGATTGCCTCCAGGGCCTGGTTCACCTCCTGTTCATCCCGTCCTGACCGAAGCTGCCTCAGCCGTTCGACCTGAGCTTCCCTGACGGCGGTGTTGTCCACTTCCAGGATATCGATGGGTTCTTCTTTATCAAGACGGTATTTGTTAACGCCCACGATCGTGTCCTGATTGGAATCGATCCGCGCTTGCTTGCGGGCTGCCGCTTCCTCGATGCGCATTTTTGGCAAGCCTGTTTCAATGGCCTTCGCCATACCGCCGAGCTCCTCAATTTCCGTGATGAGGTCCCAAGCCCTTTGCGCGATCTGATGGGTCAGGTATTCAACATAATAGGATCCCGCCCAGGGATCAATGCTCCGCGTAATGTTGGTCTCTTCCTGGAGGTAGAGCTGCGTGTTGCGGGCGATCCGCGCCGAGAAATCGGTGGGCAAGGCAATGGCCTCATCCAGCGCATTGGTGTGCAGCGACTGGGTATGTCCCATTACGGCAGCAAGTGCCTCCACGCAGGTGCGCGTCACATTGTTGAATGGATCTTGTTCGGTGAGGCTCCAGCCGGAGGTCTGGCAGTGGGTCCGCAGGGCCATGGACTTTGGATTTTTCGGATGGAATTCATTGACGATCCTAGCCCAGAGCATGCGGGCTGCCCTCATTTTGGCGATCTCCATGAAATAATTCATTCCGATGCCCCAGAAAAAAGAAATGCGGGGTGCAAAGGAATCGATGTCCAAACCGGCATTGACCCCTGTGCGAAGGTATTCCCATCCATCGGCCAGTGTATAGGCAAGTTCCAGGTCGCAGGTCGCACCCGCTTCCTGCATGTGGTAGCCACTGACGCTGATGGAATTGAAGCGGGGCATGTGCTGCGAAGTATACTTGAAAATATCCGCAATGATGCGCATGGAGGGCTGGGGCGGATAAATATAGGTGTTCCTGACCATGAATTCCTTCAGAATGTCGTTTTGGATAGTCCCTGACATCTGATCAGGTGACACGCCCTGTTCGAGTGCAGCGACTATATAAAAAGCAAGGACAGGCAGCACGGCACCGTTCATGGTCATCGAGACCGACATCTTGTCGAGGGGAATGCTGTCAAAGAGGATCTTCATATCCAGGATGGAGTCGACCGCCACACCCGCTTTGCCAACATCGCCGATCACCCGGGGATGATCCGAATCGTAGCCCCGGTGCGTCGCCAGGTCAAAGGCAATGGACAAACCTTTCTGCCCGGAAGCCAGGTTGCGGCGGTAAAAGGCATTGGATTCCTCCGCAGTGGAGAAACCTGCGTACTGCCGGATGGTCCAGGGCTGGGTGACGTACATGGTGGAGTAAGGCCCCCTTAGAAATGGCGGAATGCCCGCCGCAAAGTGCAGGTGCTCCAGATCAACCAGATCTTTACCGGTAAAAATGGGCCTGACCGGGATCCGTTCGGCCGTCATCCATTCCGGCATCAGGTCCATCCGGATTCCTTTTTCATCAGAATGTCCTGCCGCCGAAATGGCCCATAAATCAATCTTTTTGAAATTCGGTTTCATACAAGATATTCATTGTCAAATTGTTAAATTGTCAAATTGCAAGGGAGGCCGTGGTTAAATTGAATCATGATGTACCCAAACAATCTTAACCGATCCTTAACACTTTCTGAAACTCCCTTAATGTTTCCAGAATGTTCGACCGTACATGAATGAAATGCCTGATTCCCTGTTCTTTCAATTTCTCCACAAGTTCCTTAGGATATCCTGCCAGTACCGGGATGGCGTGCCGCTGAAGGGCCAGGACAACCTCCCCGCCAATCTGGGCATATTCTTCATCCGAACTGCAAAATACAACGATTTCCGCCTTGCTCTTTATTGCATCGGCAACACCGTCCTCCAGGGTAGCAAAACCAAGGTTGTCCAGAGCCTCAAAGCCTGCACAGGCAAAGAAATTGATGGCAAATTGCGCCCGCGCCCTCCGCATGGTCAGGTTGCCATAGGTCAGCATAAAAACGACCGGACGTTTCGCATTCCTGGCAAACTGGTCGGTTGCATACCGAATTTGTTCAAAGGCCATGCTCCCCCGGTAGGACCTCAATGGCTCGGCAATGGCATCATTTCTTTTTTGAAATACAGGTTCCAACTCCTGGTCATCAATCTCGTTACGGATGCTTTCCTGAAAATGAGGGTACTGGTTTGTCCCGATCAGGATTTCTTTACGTTGAGCTAGTGCCAGATCCCTTGACAGTGAATGTGAATGGACCTGTTCCTGGATAAATCCCTCTTTAAAAGCCTGTAAAAAGCCACCCTTTTCTTCAACGCGAAGGAACAGATCCCAGGCTTGTTCTGAGAGCATCCGGGTTAGCTTTTCGATGTAGTAGGAGCCTGCAGACGGGTCGATAACCCTGTCAAGATAGGATTCTTCCTTTAAGAGCAGCTGCTGGTTCCGCGCGATTCGTTCGGAAGTGTCATTCGGGCTCCCGGAAGCACTGTCGTAGGCCATCACGGCGTGTGAACTGGTTCCGGCCAGAATGGCCGACATCGACTCGGTGGCTGACCTGAGCAAATTGACATACGGATCGTACAGGGTCAAATTCCATCGGGAGGTGACCGTATGTATGTTCATTTTGCAGACCTGGTCCTGAGATGGACCGTATGCTTTGACGATCGCTGACCATAAGAAGCGGGCAGCCCTCAGCCTGGCCATTTCCATGAAATAATCAGGCCCAATGGCAAACTGGAACCGGATACGCGGAGCAACCCTGTTGATGGACAGCTTCCGTTCCGTTAACTGCGTAAGGTACTCCACTCCTGCTGAAAGGCTGAAGCCAATCTCCTGGACAATGGATGCCCCTGCATTTTTAAAAAGATCTCCGTGGAACGTGATCACCTGAAAATTGGGTAAATATGCGGCATTTTCGATCAGCTGCTTGCCTGTGTCAAAGGCAGCATCCGGGGAGGGCGAACAGCTTCCTGTCCGGATCAGCTCACCCAATGGATCGTAGTCAACAGAGCCCCTGATCTTATCCAAACTGCGGTTATACCTTCTGACCAGCTCAAGAATGATGGTCACGATATCGGAAGAAGCTTTTCCACAAACGAAATTGATCTCCAGACTTTCAGCAAAAATATTTTTGAATAGCCTGTCGAGTTCCTGGCAGGTATAGGAATGGTCCTCATCCAGAACAAATCCGATCGAATCGACTCCTTTCATAAGAATGTCCAGCGCCCTGGCATTGGCTGCCGGGATGTCCTCCACCGGGATGTCCTGCCGGATCAGCCAGCTGTTATCTTCTTTTGCATTGCCCCTGACGAAAGGGAATTCGCCCGGCAGGATCTCCAGGTGTTTTAGCTCCAGCAGGTCTTCTTCCCGGTAGTAGGGACGGGCAGAAAATCCCTGCCCTGTGTTCCACAGGAGTTTTTGGTCGTAATCAGCTCCCTTCAGGTCTTCCCGGATCTTTTCCTCCCACACGCTGGTGGGGACAGGCGGAAAATCGGTGAACAATTTTTTTTGTTCCCCGGAACTATTTGTATCTTTCATGGGTCATACGGATTCATTCTTTTGTGAACGCTAAAATAGTCTTTTTTACGAAATTCGCGTTGTCCGCTTGCTAAATTGCATCGGACCGGCTACGTATATGCCCCAAAAAGATATGTTATGAAAATACTGATCAGCGGAAGCACCGGTTTTATCGGTAAAAGTCTGTCATTGTCTTTCACGAACCGTGACTGGATCATTGAACCCTTGACCAGGAAGGATTTTCTCGATGAACACAGGCTTGCCGAAAGGGTGAACGGAGCCGGTGCAGTCATTCATCTTGCAGGGGCCCCCATTCTCAAGCGGTGGACAAAAGCGTACAGGGAGGAAATTTATGCAAGCCGCGTGATCACCACTCGTAAGCTGGTGAGGGCGATCCGAAACTGCAGGGAACACCCCGGGCTGTTGATTTCGACCTCAGCCAGTGGAATCGTAAGAGATGGCTGTATCATCAACGAAAAGGGAGCCGATTTCGATGGCGGATTCCTCGGAAACCTTTGCCAGGATTGGGAAGCCGCTGCCCTTGAGGTACAGGACATTACCAGGGTGGTCGTTTTCAGGCTATCCGTTGTCCTCGACCGCAACGAAGGTGCCCTCCCTAAAATGTTATGGGCATTTAAGTTGGGATTGGGAGGACCGATCGCAAACGGCAAACAGCTCTTCAGCTGGATCCACAGGACTGATCTGCTCAATGCTTATTCCCATGTTATTGAAAATGATTCCATTCAGGGTATTGTCCACCTGGCCTCTCCCTTAACCGTGACCAACCTGGAATATACCAACACCCTGGCCAGGGTGCTGAACCGGCCGGCCGTGATCCCGATCCCAGCCTTCGCGCTGAAGCTCCTCTACGGTGATGCCGCTGCAATTCTGACCGGCGGTCAGGGTATCCTTCCTGAAAAACTGCTAAACTCAGGATTTACATTCCGATTCCCACGGCTGGAAGAAGCATTGAAGGACCTACTGGCCTGAAAAGATCCATTTTATGGATTGCGACACTCCATTTCCAAAGGTCATTCTGGTCACATAAAGCCCTCCGGGATGCAGGTTTTGTCCTCCGGGATCATGGATCAAATGATATTCCCCCCTGTCAAGGTGATGAACCACCGGTCGGCCGGTCAGGATACCTTTCATATCGTGGGTTTCGATGACCAAAACCTGGTGATCGGACACGGAAAGCTCCAGATGCAGGCAATCCGTGACCGGATTCGGGTAGTAGCGAACCGGCTGAATTGAAAAGGGTGCTGAATCCTGGATGCTCATCGGACCACAATGCCAGATGGCCTTCCAGCCGGAAAAGTTCCCGGTCTGGTTAGTCAGAATGTGCAGGGTGATTGCTCCCTGACTGGCGGTGAAGGTCACAGGAATGGAATCACCCGTGAGCTGACCAAGCAGAGGCGCGGTGGTATCCCGTCCGTCGTGAACGAACACGTAATCGATCCCATTTTCAAGGTCCAGCACCTGAAATGTAAGGTTAAGTTCTTTACAATCAGAAGGTTCAATTAAAAGAAAATAATCTTCACCGGGGTAATATGCATAAGCCGGGCCTCCTGAATCGTAAAGGGTATCCTGGTAGACCGCCGGGGCCTGCACCGTGAATTTATCCCGGATCAGCTGCCAGAAATCATCATACCCGTGATCATAACCCAGCGCCCAGATCCCGATACCGGCCAGGCCCCGCTGGTTGACCAGGTCGAACCGCTTTCCAAGACTTCTCACATCATCGATAAAGCATTGATACAACCGGTCAGCCTGAAACGAATAATACGGTGAGAAACTGTTGGATTCCCAGTGTTTATTTGCATCCGAATAGCTACCCGTCGTGCTGTTTCGGATCGTGTAATAGGTCAGTGCCGTTCCCCAACCGGTGACAGACGAAGGCGCCAGGGGTTTCTCAACCGGCCATTGCCGGCCATAATAGGGTAGTCCCAGTACAATTTTTGCGTTGGGTATTCCCTTGCTCTGAAACCAGGAAACCGATCGCGACAGGTTATAGTCGAAGCTGCTGACCATTGAATAGAGACCGGCCACAGGACCGGCCATACCACTTCCGTTCCAGTAATAATCATACCCCATGATCATAAACATATCGATGACAGGCTCGAGGAGTTCCAAATTAAAAAGCCCGTTCGGATCAACGGCAGGCACTGCCAGGCTTACCATTTTATCAGGCAGCTGCGTATGAAATTCCTGGGCGAAGTGGAGGAGAAACTGATTGAACTCAAAGCTCAGGGAGGATGGAACCGATTCAAAATCAAGATTGACCCCCTTTGCATTTCTTGCTTTGACAAGCGAAACAGCCGTGTCGATCAGCGTCTGCTGTGAGGTCGTATTGGAGAACAATGCCATGTGTGCGCTGAAAAGCGTAATGCAAAGATGGACATCCACGCCGCTGGAAAGGGCAGAATCGATGACCGGGGCTGCCATCCAATTATGCAGCGAGACCGGCGTCCCGGTGTAGGGATCCACCTCGAAGGAAAAGTAACAGAGATCCGACAGCAGGTCCCACTGGTAATTCAGGTAAGCACTGCCCATCCAGTAGGGATGATACCCAAAAACCGTCCGTTTGAGCTGGCCTGGGCCGCGTGTTTGGCGGATCACCTCCGTTTGAAGACCGTTCAGTGAATCAAACTGTGATTCCCGGGTGAACTCAAACCTTGAATAATAACGGGATTGTTCCTGGTGAATGGTCACATATGGAGTTTCCTGTGCAAGAAGTGAAAAATACCCGACACATCCCAAAAGTCCGGCGATCCATTTTCGGGTCATTCCACAAGGGTCATTTCGTCGATCAGGTGCCCGGCACCTGCAAATTTATCGATGATGAACAGGCAGTACCGTATATCGAGGCTGATGTTCCGGCACATGGCGGGGTCGTACATCAGGTCGCTCATGGTGCCCTCCCAGCAGCGGTCAAAATTGATCCCGATCAGGTGTCCTTCCGCATTCAGGACCGGACTGCCCGAATTTCCGCCCGACGTGTGGTTGGTGGCAAGGAAGCAGGTGTGCATGCTTCCATCCTTATCCGCGTACGGCCCATAATCGGCTCTTTCATAAAGCTCCTTCAGCTTTTCGTGCACCACATAATCGTGGACAGCCGGATCCTCTTTGCTGATTATTCCGGAAAGGGTCGTGAAACAGCTGTAGGTTACGGCATCTGCAGGCCTGTAGCCAGCCACTTTCCCATAGGTGACCCTCAACGTGGAATTTGCATCCGGGTAGAAACGTTTGTCGGAAAGCATTTCCATCTGCGCCTTCATGTAGATCCGCATCAGGCTGTCGGACCTGGCTTCCAGGGTTTGCATGACAGGTACGAGCTGATCGAAATAGTAATCCCGAAGTTCGATGTTCAACCGGTAGGCTCTGTCTTTCGTCATTTTTTTGGAATCTGATCTTTTGAAATTTTCCAGCAGATCCATGACTTCTTCCCGGGAATCAAACATGGAAGACGTAAAGATGTCCTCCGTAAAGCGTTTGACATCCCCCTGGTAGTCAGTCGTAATTTCCCGGAAGAACGGGGGGCTGAATGTGGGATCAAGATTTGAATAATAATCCTGGACCAATTGCTGGAACAGTTTGATATCCACCTCCCGGTCATAATTTCTGTACTGTCCGGCCATGGAAGTTTTCAGTGCAGCCAGTTCTTTGTCAATGGCCGTCCTGGCCGATTCTTTATCACTGCTGACATTGATCAGGTTCCGGCACGATCCTGCTAGTCGGAGCAGGTCGGTACGGAAGGCAGATTCCCAGAGATAGGTTTCTGCTTTCAGGTAGGGGGTCAGCGAAGCGTACAGCTCCTTGAAAGCAGGTAAAAGGCCACCATACGCGGATTTTCGTGACGGATCTTCGGCTGTCCAGCGCGTGAATTGCTCTTCAAACTGCTGTTTTTTATCTAATGCCTGCAGCCGGTCGATGCCCCGGTTCTCCCCGATCCATTTCTTCCATCCGTTGGCGATCCCTGCTTGCTTTGCAGCGTACCGGATACGGGTGACATCATCATTCTGCATGGCCTCATCAATGATCCCAAGGGCAATGCCCCTCATCCTGATACGGATAGGATTTTCTTCCTGCGTCATCATCTCAACAGCGTACGAAGGAAGATATTCGGTGGTTTGGCCGGGATATCCGAAGACAAACGTGAAATCTCCTTCCTGATATCCATCCAGAGCGATTTTCAAGTGATTTTTTGGTGCATAGGGCACATTTTCAGGGGAATAGGCAGCAGGCAGGTTGGCCGAATCAACATAGATCCTGAATACGGAGAAATCACCGGTGTGGCGGGGCCACATCCAGTTGTCGGTGTCCCCGCCGAATTTCCCGATACTCGAGGGAGGAGCTCCTACCAGGCGGATATCGCGGAAAATTTCATTGATAAACAGATAATAGGCATTTCCATAAAAAAATGGCTCAATGTCGGCCGCATAATGGGTACCCTCTGTCGCTTCCCCTTTGATTTTTTCCATCCGTTCAGTAATGATCTTCTGTCTTTCCTGCTCGGTAGCATCCGATGGGATCTCCCGGAGAATTTTTTCGGTCACATCTTCCATCCGGATCAGGAGCGTACAGGTCAGTCCGGGGCAGGGCAGTTCCTCATTGCGGTTAAGAGCCCAGAAACCTTCCGTCAGGTAATCGTGTTCAACGGAACTGTGCCGCTGAATGGAGCCGAAGCCGCAATGATGGTTGGTGAGAATGAGCCCTTCTTCTGAGACAATTTCGGCGGTACATCCACCTCCAAAGATGACAACCGCATCTTTCAGCGAAGAATGATTGATGCTGTAAATATCCTCAGCCGTGATCTTCATCCCCATCGCCACCATCTCTTCCTCGGTGTGTCCGCCCAGCAGCATGGGTATCCACATTCCCTCGTCTGCCTTTGAGAAAATGCCTGCAGAAAGCATGAGCAAAACAAGGAAACTCCTTTTGATAAAATTCTCCCTGACCATCATTTTTATTATTTCATTTTTCATTCTACATTCTTCATATTAAGCATCAATGCATCGATAAGATCTCTTTTTCAGCTGCCCTGACTGCAATGCAGGAGATCTCAACCGCTGCATCTTTTGGCAGGCCTTTGACTGCCACTGCTTCCCGGGCGGGTGGGTCCTGGCCAAAATAAGTGGCGTACACATTATTGAATTCGTTGTACAACTTCATATCTGAAAGAAAAGCTGACACTTTCACAACATTTGAGAAGTCCATCCCCGCCTCTTTTAAAATGGCCCGGATGTTTTTCATGATCTGTTTAACCTGGGCTTCAGGGCCACCTTCCGTAATGGAACCCGTGAATGGATCGATCCCAATTTGCCCGGAAACATACAGGGTATTATCAATTAGAATTGCCTGGCTGTAAGAGGCCAGTGGAGCCGGAGCTCCGGTGATGGAAATGGATTTTTTCATTTTTTGAACCTTTTAGGCAAAAGTAATCATTTTCAATTTAAGAATGGTCATTGTCTGAAGGGCCATTTTTTCATAGGGTAAGGGTCAGCTCAAATGGATAATTTCATATCTTGCATCAAATTCTCAACCTATGACACTCCTGTTGAATCGTTCCGACGTAATATCAGTTC of Bacteroidales bacterium contains these proteins:
- a CDS encoding glycosyl hydrolase family 18 protein: MTRKWIAGLLGCVGYFSLLAQETPYVTIHQEQSRYYSRFEFTRESQFDSLNGLQTEVIRQTRGPGQLKRTVFGYHPYWMGSAYLNYQWDLLSDLCYFSFEVDPYTGTPVSLHNWMAAPVIDSALSSGVDVHLCITLFSAHMALFSNTTSQQTLIDTAVSLVKARNAKGVNLDFESVPSSLSFEFNQFLLHFAQEFHTQLPDKMVSLAVPAVDPNGLFNLELLEPVIDMFMIMGYDYYWNGSGMAGPVAGLYSMVSSFDYNLSRSVSWFQSKGIPNAKIVLGLPYYGRQWPVEKPLAPSSVTGWGTALTYYTIRNSTTGSYSDANKHWESNSFSPYYSFQADRLYQCFIDDVRSLGKRFDLVNQRGLAGIGIWALGYDHGYDDFWQLIRDKFTVQAPAVYQDTLYDSGGPAYAYYPGEDYFLLIEPSDCKELNLTFQVLDLENGIDYVFVHDGRDTTAPLLGQLTGDSIPVTFTASQGAITLHILTNQTGNFSGWKAIWHCGPMSIQDSAPFSIQPVRYYPNPVTDCLHLELSVSDHQVLVIETHDMKGILTGRPVVHHLDRGEYHLIHDPGGQNLHPGGLYVTRMTFGNGVSQSIKWIFSGQ
- a CDS encoding S46 family peptidase, with protein sequence MKNEIIKMMVRENFIKRSFLVLLMLSAGIFSKADEGMWIPMLLGGHTEEEMVAMGMKITAEDIYSINHSSLKDAVVIFGGGCTAEIVSEEGLILTNHHCGFGSIQRHSSVEHDYLTEGFWALNRNEELPCPGLTCTLLIRMEDVTEKILREIPSDATEQERQKIITERMEKIKGEATEGTHYAADIEPFFYGNAYYLFINEIFRDIRLVGAPPSSIGKFGGDTDNWMWPRHTGDFSVFRIYVDSANLPAAYSPENVPYAPKNHLKIALDGYQEGDFTFVFGYPGQTTEYLPSYAVEMMTQEENPIRIRMRGIALGIIDEAMQNDDVTRIRYAAKQAGIANGWKKWIGENRGIDRLQALDKKQQFEEQFTRWTAEDPSRKSAYGGLLPAFKELYASLTPYLKAETYLWESAFRTDLLRLAGSCRNLINVSSDKESARTAIDKELAALKTSMAGQYRNYDREVDIKLFQQLVQDYYSNLDPTFSPPFFREITTDYQGDVKRFTEDIFTSSMFDSREEVMDLLENFKRSDSKKMTKDRAYRLNIELRDYYFDQLVPVMQTLEARSDSLMRIYMKAQMEMLSDKRFYPDANSTLRVTYGKVAGYRPADAVTYSCFTTLSGIISKEDPAVHDYVVHEKLKELYERADYGPYADKDGSMHTCFLATNHTSGGNSGSPVLNAEGHLIGINFDRCWEGTMSDLMYDPAMCRNISLDIRYCLFIIDKFAGAGHLIDEMTLVE
- a CDS encoding Rid family detoxifying hydrolase: MKKSISITGAPAPLASYSQAILIDNTLYVSGQIGIDPFTGSITEGGPEAQVKQIMKNIRAILKEAGMDFSNVVKVSAFLSDMKLYNEFNNVYATYFGQDPPAREAVAVKGLPKDAAVEISCIAVRAAEKEILSMH
- the scpA gene encoding methylmalonyl-CoA mutase, translated to MKPNFKKIDLWAISAAGHSDEKGIRMDLMPEWMTAERIPVRPIFTGKDLVDLEHLHFAAGIPPFLRGPYSTMYVTQPWTIRQYAGFSTAEESNAFYRRNLASGQKGLSIAFDLATHRGYDSDHPRVIGDVGKAGVAVDSILDMKILFDSIPLDKMSVSMTMNGAVLPVLAFYIVAALEQGVSPDQMSGTIQNDILKEFMVRNTYIYPPQPSMRIIADIFKYTSQHMPRFNSISVSGYHMQEAGATCDLELAYTLADGWEYLRTGVNAGLDIDSFAPRISFFWGIGMNYFMEIAKMRAARMLWARIVNEFHPKNPKSMALRTHCQTSGWSLTEQDPFNNVTRTCVEALAAVMGHTQSLHTNALDEAIALPTDFSARIARNTQLYLQEETNITRSIDPWAGSYYVEYLTHQIAQRAWDLITEIEELGGMAKAIETGLPKMRIEEAAARKQARIDSNQDTIVGVNKYRLDKEEPIDILEVDNTAVREAQVERLRQLRSGRDEQEVNQALEAITQACASGEGNLLELSVDAAKKRASLGEISLACEKVFGRYKAVIRSISGVYSSESRGDESFQTACKLADQFEALEGRRPRIMVAKLGQDGHDRGAKVVATGFADIGFDVDIGPLFQTPDEAALQAVENDVHILGVSSLAAGHKTLVPKLIDELRQLNREDIMVIVGGVIPPQDYDFLYQKGVVAIFGPGTVISDCGTRLLEILIETRK
- a CDS encoding TIGR01777 family oxidoreductase; this encodes MKILISGSTGFIGKSLSLSFTNRDWIIEPLTRKDFLDEHRLAERVNGAGAVIHLAGAPILKRWTKAYREEIYASRVITTRKLVRAIRNCREHPGLLISTSASGIVRDGCIINEKGADFDGGFLGNLCQDWEAAALEVQDITRVVVFRLSVVLDRNEGALPKMLWAFKLGLGGPIANGKQLFSWIHRTDLLNAYSHVIENDSIQGIVHLASPLTVTNLEYTNTLARVLNRPAVIPIPAFALKLLYGDAAAILTGGQGILPEKLLNSGFTFRFPRLEEALKDLLA
- a CDS encoding methylmalonyl-CoA mutase family protein, with the protein product MKDTNSSGEQKKLFTDFPPVPTSVWEEKIREDLKGADYDQKLLWNTGQGFSARPYYREEDLLELKHLEILPGEFPFVRGNAKEDNSWLIRQDIPVEDIPAANARALDILMKGVDSIGFVLDEDHSYTCQELDRLFKNIFAESLEINFVCGKASSDIVTIILELVRRYNRSLDKIRGSVDYDPLGELIRTGSCSPSPDAAFDTGKQLIENAAYLPNFQVITFHGDLFKNAGASIVQEIGFSLSAGVEYLTQLTERKLSINRVAPRIRFQFAIGPDYFMEMARLRAARFLWSAIVKAYGPSQDQVCKMNIHTVTSRWNLTLYDPYVNLLRSATESMSAILAGTSSHAVMAYDSASGSPNDTSERIARNQQLLLKEESYLDRVIDPSAGSYYIEKLTRMLSEQAWDLFLRVEEKGGFLQAFKEGFIQEQVHSHSLSRDLALAQRKEILIGTNQYPHFQESIRNEIDDQELEPVFQKRNDAIAEPLRSYRGSMAFEQIRYATDQFARNAKRPVVFMLTYGNLTMRRARAQFAINFFACAGFEALDNLGFATLEDGVADAIKSKAEIVVFCSSDEEYAQIGGEVVLALQRHAIPVLAGYPKELVEKLKEQGIRHFIHVRSNILETLREFQKVLRIG